In the Topomyia yanbarensis strain Yona2022 chromosome 3, ASM3024719v1, whole genome shotgun sequence genome, one interval contains:
- the LOC131691653 gene encoding large ribosomal subunit protein uL18m — translation MASSKRIYHKIQALNKCNEGAKYLVNRNPRNLERLRIAYKPDGYHLEKPGRSYWHKLDLIASNKYVTAKLKHNQNGTVVESSTSEWAIKQYLFKGNDTSAYINLAKIFALRCMEAGLTEMRCDLQPIQDGKVDKFLKTLIECGISLQEPNRIKAVQPWDMDRPEKPWEVIE, via the exons ATGGCTAGCTCGAAACGTATATATCATAAAATTCAGGCACTGAATAAATGCAACGAAGGCGCAAAATATTTGGTGAATCGGAATCCTCGAAATTTGGAACGATTACGCATTGCGTACAAACCTGACGGTTACCATCTGGAAAAGCCTGGCCGCAGTTATTGGCACAA ATTGGACCTGATTGCTAGTAACAAATATGTTACAGCAAAGCTGAAACACAACCAAAATGGGACTGTTGTCGAAAGCAGTACATCCGAATGGGCAATAAAGCAGTATTTATTCAAAGGGAATGACACATCTGCATACATCAATTTGGCTAAA atttttgcTCTTCGTTGCATGGAAGCGGGATTGACCGAGATGCGTTGCGATCTGCAACCTATACAGGATGGTAAGGTTGATAAATTTCTGAAAACGTTAATTGAATGCGGAATCAGTCTACAAGAACCGAATAGGATAAAAGCAGTACAGCCATGGGATATGGATCGACCAGAAAAGCCATGGGAGGTTATTGAATGA
- the LOC131691647 gene encoding probable arginine--tRNA ligase, cytoplasmic, with protein MPSDVQSETRRHRKVEHELQLLLKAMDDVRTNINLEDNPELEKLQVENMKLKHRLAILNRAIALEQGCTSVDIVGEPVSILDHLSNLFTEAIAKAFPQVCNDVPTVITVSSSSKFGDYQCNNAMQLVQKLKANGVNINPRDVAIKIMNSLPKSVVIEKVEIAGAGYVNVFLHKTFCASAIMSILKQGVKPPRCEKKRVIVDFSSPNIAKEMHVGHLRSTIIGESICRFLEFLGHNVLRLNHVGDWGTQFGMLIAHLQDRFPNYLNVSPPIGDLQAFYKESKARFDSDEEFKRRAYACVVDLQGGNTDSLKAWTLICDVSRKEFQKVYDRLDVKLIERGESFYQKRMENIVKELAAAGFLEEDEGRKIMWGEHREGIPLTIVKSDGGFTYDTSDMAAIKQRLHEEKGEWLIYVTDAGQATHFQTLYSCARRAKILDPNLHRVDHVGFGVVLGEDGKKFKTRSGDSVKLTELLDEGLKRSLSKLLEKERDKVLTPEELKAAQESVAYGCIRYADLSHNRNNEYVFSFDKMLEDKGNTAVYLLYSYTRIRSIARNCGGDFANNIENVIASTNLVFDHEKEWKLAKVLLKFTDVMKLISKNLCLHHLCEFVYEVSTTFTEFYDSCYCIEKNKQGEIVKINAGRVLLCEATSRVLGKCFDILGLKPLHKI; from the exons ATGCCTTCCGACGTTCAATCTGAAACCCGGCGACATAGGAAAGTG GAACACGAGCTTCAGTTGTTGCTAAAAGCTATGGATGATGTCAGAACTAATATCAATTTAGAAGATAATCCGGAGTTGGAAAAACTGCAAGTGGAAAACATGAAGCTCAAACATCGTTTGGCCATTCTGAACAGG GCCATCGCTTTAGAACAGGGTTGTACCTCTGTAGATATTGTTGGCGAACCTGTGTCCATACTAGACCATCTTTCCAATTTATTCACAGAAGCTATTGCAAAAGCATTCCCCCAGGTGTGCAATGATGTTCCGACGGTTATTACCGTTTCCAGCTCTTCCAAGTTTGGTGATTATCAATGCAATAATGCAATGCAACTTGTGCAAAAGCTCAAAGCAAATGGCGTTAACATCAACCCACGCGATGTGGCCATCAAGATTATGAACTCATTGCCCAAATCTGTCGTTATCGAAAAAGTCGAAATCGCCGGAGCAGGATATGTCAACGTTTTCCTTCATAAAACGTTCTGTGCATCGGCGATTATGTCTATACTGAAACAGGGTGTAAAACCCCCGCGTTGCGAGAAAAAACGTGTTATCGTGGACTTTTCATCCCCCAATATTGCCAAAGAAATGCATGTGGGGCATTTGCGGTCTACAATCATCGGTGAATCCATTTGTCGATTCTTGGAGTTCCTTGGCCACAATGTTCTTCGTCTGAATCACGTTGGCGACTGGGGCACACAATTTGGCATGTTGATTGCTCATTTACAGGACCGATTTCCGAATTATTTGAATGTGTCTCCTCCGATTGGTGACCTGCAGGCATTCTACAAAGAAAGTAAAGCCCGATTCGATTCAGACGAGGAATTCAAGAGACGTGCGTATGCCTGTGTGGTAGATTTGCAGGGTGGAAATACAGACTCTTTGAAGGCTTGGACATTGATTTGCGATGTATCAAGGAAAGAATTCCAAAAGGTTTATGATCGTTTAGACGTTAAACTTATCGAAAGAGGAGAATCGTTTTACCAGAAACGTATGGAAAATATTGTCAAGGAGCTTGCTGCCGCTGGGTTCCTGGAAGAGGACGAGGGACGAAAGATCATGTGGGGAGAACATCGAGAAGGGATTCCACTGACAATCGTCAAGTCTGATGGTGGTTTTACGTACGATACTTCGGATATGGCTGCTATAAAACAACGTCTGCATGAAGAGAAGGGTGAATGGTTAATTTACGTTACGGATGCTGGGCAAGCTACACATTTTCAGACATTGTATTCATGTGCACGTCGTGCTAAAATTCTAGATCCCAATTTGCACCGTGTTGATCATGTCGGTTTCGGTGTGGTGCTGGGAGAAGAtggtaaaaagtttaaaacacgGTCCGGCGATAGTGTGAAGTTGACCGAATTACTAGACGAAGGTCTGAAACGATCGCTCAGCAAGTTGTTGGAAAAGGAACGAGACAAAGTTCTCACCCCCGAGGAATTGAAAGCCGCACAAGAATCGGTGGCGTATGGCTGCATCAGGTATGCAGATTTGTCGCACAATCGAAATAACGAATATGTTTTCTCTTTTGATAAG ATGTTGGAAGACAAGGGTAACACAGCTGTTTATCTACTTTACTCATACACTAGAATTCGCTCGATTGCTCGTAATTGTGGTGGGGATTTTGCAAACAACATTGAAAATGTAATTGCTTCTACAAATTTAGTCTTCGATCACGAAAAAGAATGGAAGTTGGCGAAGGTTCTACTTAAATTCACTGACGTTATGAAACTTATATCAAAGAACCTTTGTTTACATCACCTCTGTGAATTTGTGTATGAAGTCAGTACGACATTTACCGAGTTTTACGACAGCTGCTATTGCATCGAAAAGAACAAACAAG GAGAAATCGTCAAAATAAATGCTGGACGCGTGCTACTTTGCGAAGCCACATCACGAGTTCTCGGAAAATGTTTCGACATACTCGGGCTGAAACCGCTACATAAAATTTAA
- the LOC131691649 gene encoding transmembrane emp24 domain-containing protein 2 codes for MKNLYFVGTFLVLMRQLHFSYAYFITVDAHSEECFFDRAESGTKLGLMFETVEGGFLDIEVRITGPDQKVIYQGEKESSGKYTFSAYETGIYHYCFSNKMSTLTPKVVMFSMEIGEAPKGTIGAVNEGEVGHTKLEDMIKELSGTLTSIKHEQDYMHVRDRIHRTINESTNSRVVMWSVFEALVLVVMTVGQVYYLKRFFEVKRVV; via the exons atgaaaaatttgtaCTTTGTCGGCACATTTTTGGTGTTGATGAGACAGCTACACTTCAGTTATGCATACTTTATAACCGTAGATGCCCATTCAGAAGAGTGCTTCTTCGACAGAGCCGAATCAGGAACTAAATTGG GTTTAATGTTTGAAACCGTCGAGGGTGGTTTCCTTGACATTGAGGTTCGTATCACCGGACCAGACCAAAAAGTGATCTATCAGGGCGAGAAGGAATCTTCGGGAAAATACACATTCTCAGCATACGAAACCGGTATTTACCATTACTGCTTTAGTAACAAAATGTCAACGTTAACTCCAAAG GTCGTTATGTTCTCAATGGAAATCGGAGAAGCACCTAAAGGAACAATCGGAGCAGTAAACGAAGGAGAAGTAGGTCATACTAAACTGGAGGACATGATCAAAGAGTTATCTGGTACGCTCACCAGTATTAAGCACGAACAGGATTATATGCAC GTAAGAGATCGAATTCATCGCACAATCAACGAAAGCACAAACTCGCGGGTTGTGATGTGGTCTGTGTTTGAAGCGCTCGTACTAGTGGTGATGACGGTTGGTCAGGTATACTACCTAAAACGTTTCTTCGAAGTTAAGCGAGTAGTGTAA
- the LOC131691648 gene encoding N-lysine methyltransferase KMT5A: MVKGRRTRQINVASQLLSAAAAPDDTASPKRKDFKYDNDGSNFVQKNFTNDTSHTNPSHSEGTSLPMVLRGCRSKTNGIAQYFTNSEKLASPTVSNNVPAANVASFIDLTDENTCDSFENVANGVTKPEMDDSPLAGLGFNFIESNPASNIFLQEPVLSLNIDKTSTDQSRVVIKNSFLSTEIQNKFSPPKCDPIWGNMIDTTQVKREPIEHALDLSKPTQVTSIDSTTFLNQDSNSCDSGDSGVVISPTGVLESSIHSDGKRRKPATPHRILCPSPVKNPIVASPSKALAHLNIQNKRATRKNAKSKRRLHTKELENALEETVTECSMGQNLPIGTTPAVTLPPTEPIDKKKTVLNDSINPTAQQNTNNNNQSSKPSEGPTVVSTGGKSVGVGGNKKLTDFFQVRRSVRKTKKEVQWERDRDIEKAIREERETGLKIACFDGKGRGIITTRPFLKGEFVVEYIGDLITVAEAKQREQIYAEDDNTGCYMYYFKHKNVQHCIDATAESGKLGRLVNHSRNGNLMTKTVSLNNRPHLVLIAKEDITEGVEVTYDYGDRSKESLQHHPWLAF, from the exons ATGGTCAAAG GTCGACGCACACGACAGATCAATGTCGCCAGTCAGCTGCTCTCGGCGGCTGCAGCACCGGATGATACCGCTAGTCCTAAGCGAAAAGATTTCAAATATGACAACGACGGGTCAAACTTCGTCCAGAAAAACTTTACCAACGACACCAGTCACACCAATCCATCGCATTCTGAAGGCACTTCGTTACCGATGGTCCTTCGTGGTTGTCGCTCCAAAACCAACGGAATAGCCCAATACTTCACAAACAGTGAGAAATTGGCGTCGCCAACTGTATCAAATAACGTTCCTGCTGCAAATGTCGCCAGCTTTATTGATCTCACTGATGAGAACACCTGTGACTCATTCGAAAACGTTGCAAATGGTGTCACGAAACCGGAAATGGATGATTCGCCGTTAGCTGGCCTCGGGTTTAACTTTATCGAAAGCAACCCAGCTAGCAACATTTTCCTACAGGAACCGGTTCTCAGTTTAAACATCGACAAAACATCGACGGACCAATCCCgggttgtcataaaaaattcttTCCTTTCAACCGAAATTCAGAACAAATTTTCTCCTCCCAAATGTGATCCGATATGGGGAAATATGATAGATACGACACAAGTTAAACGAGAACCGATAGAGCATGCTCTTGATCTTTCTAAGCCAACACAAGTGACATCAATTGATTCTACAACGTTCCTAAATCAAGACAGCAATTCCTGTGATAGTGGAGATAGCGGAGTAGTTATTTCACCCACGGGAGTTCTAGAATCGAGCATTCATTCGGATGGAAAGCGACGCAAACCGGCTACTCCGCACCGCATTCTGTGTCCTTCTCCGGTGAAAAATCCTATCGTGGCAAGCCCCTCAAAGGCATTGGCCCATCTTAACATCCAAAACAAGCGTGCCACTAGAAAGAATGCAAAGTCCAAACGAAG ACTACATACCAAGGAATTGGAGAACGCGTTAGAGGAGACAGTAACAGAATGTAGCATGGgacaaaatttgccaatagGGACAACGCCGGCAGTGACATTGCCACCAACAGAACCAATCGACAAGAAAAAAACAGTGTTGAATGATTCCATTAACCCGACCGCACAGCAAAACACCAACAATAATAACCAAAGTAGTAAACCGAGCGAAGGACCAACAGTTGTATCGACCGGGGGAAAATCTGTCGGAGTCGGGGGTAACAAAAAGCTAACCGATTTCTTCCAAGTTCGACGAAGTGTAAGAAAGACCAAAAAAGAAGTGCAGTGGGAACGTGATCGCGACATTGAGAAGGCCATTCGTGAAGAGCGAGAGACAGGTTTAAAG ATTGCATGTTTCGACGGTAAAGGTCGGGGAATAATAACAACGCGGCCGTTTTTAAAAGGCGAATTTGTCGTGGAATACATAGGGGATTTGATTACTGTGGCTGAGGCTAAACAACGTGAACAAATTTATGCCGAAGACGACAATACTGGTTGTTATATGTACTATTTTAAGCATAAGAATGTACAGCACTG TATTGACGCAACAGCCGAGAGTGGTAAGCTGGGACGGTTAGTAAATCATTCGCGCAATGGAAATCTTATGACCAAAACAGTGTCTTTGAACAACCGACCTCATTTGGTGCTAATTGCCAAAGAAGATATCACCGAAGGGGTGGAAGTGACGTACGACTACGGTGACCGCTCGAAAGAATCACTGCAGCACCACCCGTGGCTGGCTTTCTAA